The Desulfosporosinus acidiphilus SJ4 genome has a window encoding:
- the cphA gene encoding cyanophycin synthetase — MEIREIQAIEGANVYCHRPIIRAIVDLQEWTERFSNTLGDFSSRLIQTLPSLSEHYCSRGKPGGFLERLQEGTLIGHVIEHVTIELLTQAGQIVKYGKTMAILEEPGCYEIIFNYESKEGAIEAFRQGFALVKTLLEKGTYNVAGAICKIQSVMEDHKLGVSTQMIVNACLERGIPVCRLNGGSLLQLGYGRNQRRIQATVTGETSSIGVDIACDKELTKKILSEGGIPVPWGYIVNTEEEAVQAFLEMNAPVVIKPLRGNQGKGVTLQLSSISEVKSAFKVAQTYGEWVVIEEYISGQHYRLLVVGDRLIAASQRIPAHVVGDGVSTIAELVDKINCDPERGDDHEKALTKIKIDPVVLLTLSQKHMTISSIPPLGETVYLRDSANLSTGGIALDVTDRVHPDNKELVVYAAKLIGLDVAGVDLVIENIEESYRKKNGQIIEVNAAPGIRMHHFPSIGKARDVGKAILEQIMPSGNGRIPIIAVTGTNGKTTTTRMISKMLIDQQLKVGMTSTDGIYFNQKLWIKGDMTGPESAKIVLRHPDIQAAVLETARGGILRAGLGYDYADIAVITNVTTDHLGQYGIETIEDIAHVKSLIAEVVKPHSYVILNADDPQVVAMAKRTSGRVILFSTEKDNLHVRKHLGLGGTAVFVLRNMIVLCQGSQSSRICSVKQLPVTWGGRAKHNIQNALAAVAAGWALGLTASAIRNSLKEFSSDTNYNRGRLNLYELNGVRVVVDYGHNAAGIQEVINTLRQSNCSSLVGCITVPGDRPDELVREVGRVAALGFNRLVIREDKDLRGRKPGEIAQLLYDEAVRCGIDKNKIMVVLPEIEAFRQGLDACKPGETFVMFFEHLEPIEEEIQRRLKLQAERKDLTHHELAVGG, encoded by the coding sequence ATGGAGATAAGAGAAATCCAAGCGATCGAAGGGGCAAATGTATATTGTCATAGGCCGATTATTCGAGCGATTGTGGATCTCCAAGAATGGACGGAACGATTCAGCAATACATTAGGCGATTTTTCGTCCCGTCTCATCCAAACCTTGCCATCCTTAAGTGAGCATTATTGTTCCAGGGGTAAGCCAGGCGGTTTTTTAGAACGCTTGCAAGAAGGAACATTGATTGGTCACGTCATTGAACATGTGACAATTGAACTGTTGACACAAGCAGGACAAATCGTTAAATATGGCAAAACGATGGCTATCCTTGAAGAACCGGGTTGTTATGAAATTATTTTTAACTATGAGTCTAAGGAGGGAGCTATAGAAGCCTTTCGCCAAGGCTTTGCCTTAGTGAAAACCCTCTTAGAAAAGGGAACCTATAATGTAGCAGGGGCGATCTGTAAAATTCAAAGCGTGATGGAGGACCATAAACTTGGAGTCTCAACGCAAATGATCGTAAATGCTTGCCTTGAGCGAGGGATTCCCGTATGTCGTTTAAATGGCGGCAGTTTGCTCCAATTGGGTTACGGCCGCAACCAACGGCGGATTCAAGCCACTGTCACTGGTGAAACTTCAAGCATAGGAGTAGATATCGCCTGTGATAAAGAACTAACTAAGAAGATCCTCAGTGAAGGAGGAATTCCGGTTCCTTGGGGTTATATCGTAAACACGGAAGAAGAAGCTGTACAAGCTTTCCTCGAAATGAATGCTCCAGTGGTAATTAAGCCATTACGGGGCAATCAAGGGAAAGGAGTTACCTTACAGTTATCAAGCATTAGTGAAGTAAAATCTGCGTTTAAGGTCGCTCAAACTTATGGGGAATGGGTAGTCATCGAAGAATATATTTCGGGTCAGCATTATCGCTTGCTGGTCGTTGGGGATCGTTTGATAGCTGCATCCCAAAGAATACCGGCTCATGTGGTAGGTGACGGAGTATCAACCATTGCTGAGTTAGTAGATAAGATAAACTGTGATCCGGAGCGTGGAGATGATCATGAAAAAGCCTTAACGAAAATCAAGATAGATCCCGTGGTACTATTAACTCTTTCCCAAAAACATATGACCATATCCTCCATTCCGCCTTTAGGAGAGACGGTGTATCTGCGGGATAGTGCTAATCTCAGCACCGGAGGCATAGCCTTGGATGTGACGGACCGGGTTCATCCCGATAATAAAGAGTTAGTGGTATATGCAGCAAAATTAATTGGGCTGGATGTAGCAGGAGTGGACTTGGTCATAGAAAATATTGAAGAATCCTATCGGAAGAAAAACGGACAAATTATCGAAGTTAATGCCGCACCGGGTATACGAATGCATCATTTCCCAAGTATCGGCAAAGCCCGGGACGTGGGAAAGGCTATTCTTGAGCAAATTATGCCTTCCGGAAACGGAAGGATTCCCATAATAGCCGTTACTGGAACAAATGGCAAAACGACTACAACGCGTATGATCAGCAAAATGCTGATTGATCAGCAGCTTAAAGTAGGAATGACCTCAACAGACGGCATTTATTTCAATCAAAAGTTGTGGATAAAAGGGGACATGACAGGACCGGAAAGCGCCAAAATTGTCCTGAGGCATCCTGACATTCAGGCAGCAGTTTTAGAGACTGCCCGGGGAGGAATCCTAAGGGCCGGTTTAGGATATGACTATGCAGATATAGCAGTCATAACGAACGTGACAACAGACCATCTGGGTCAATATGGAATTGAAACCATTGAAGATATTGCACATGTCAAGAGTTTAATTGCGGAGGTGGTCAAGCCTCACAGCTATGTGATTTTGAACGCTGATGACCCCCAAGTTGTTGCTATGGCGAAACGTACCTCGGGACGAGTCATTTTATTCAGCACAGAGAAAGATAATTTACATGTTCGGAAGCATTTGGGGTTAGGTGGTACGGCTGTTTTCGTCTTACGCAATATGATTGTACTATGTCAAGGTTCGCAAAGCTCCAGAATCTGTTCAGTGAAACAGCTTCCGGTAACCTGGGGTGGCAGGGCCAAACATAACATCCAAAACGCTTTAGCGGCTGTTGCAGCCGGATGGGCATTGGGATTAACCGCCTCAGCTATAAGAAATTCTCTGAAAGAATTTTCTTCAGATACTAATTATAATCGTGGTCGTTTAAATCTCTATGAGTTGAATGGTGTGCGAGTGGTCGTAGATTACGGCCATAATGCTGCAGGAATTCAAGAAGTGATTAATACCTTGAGACAGTCAAACTGCAGTTCCCTGGTAGGTTGTATCACGGTTCCGGGGGATCGCCCTGACGAGTTGGTACGTGAAGTTGGCAGAGTAGCTGCCCTAGGTTTTAATCGGCTTGTGATTCGGGAAGATAAAGATTTACGTGGAAGAAAACCGGGAGAAATTGCTCAGCTTCTTTATGACGAAGCTGTCCGTTGCGGAATAGATAAAAATAAGATCATGGTTGTTCTTCCGGAGATTGAAGCATTTCGCCAAGGCTTAGATGCTTGTAAGCCCGGAGAAACTTTTGTCATGTTCTTCGAACATCTTGAACCCATAGAAGAGGAAATTCAACGGAGGTTGAAACTGCAAGCAGAACGCAAAGACCTTACACACCACGAATTGGCAGTGGGTGGCTGA
- the yabG gene encoding sporulation peptidase YabG, whose product MYHAGDIVARISHQQDIYFYIVKVTDENQGERMAIIKGLNLRLLADAPLSDLVTKSPTEVMNYEREDNKMIYKKLHKLTSQRKSEHDDAKEYFEIPGRVLQLDGDQDYLNQCIRTYRQMGIEAKGICKSEIEQPKVIRKVLEENPTDILVLTGHDGFLRGKKDFHSLDSYRSSRYFVESVFEARRFQPNRDGLVIFAGACQSNYEAILEAGANFASSPKRMLIHAFDPVFIVERIAFTPMDQIVSVKDILMHTITGTDGVGGIETRGQMRRGYPRSPY is encoded by the coding sequence ATGTATCATGCCGGAGATATTGTAGCAAGAATCTCACATCAACAGGACATTTATTTTTATATCGTGAAAGTAACTGATGAAAATCAAGGCGAGCGTATGGCAATAATTAAAGGACTTAATTTAAGGCTGCTGGCCGACGCTCCGTTGTCAGATCTTGTGACCAAGAGTCCAACTGAAGTTATGAACTATGAACGAGAAGATAATAAAATGATCTATAAAAAGTTACACAAGCTTACGAGCCAGAGGAAGTCTGAGCACGATGATGCAAAGGAATATTTTGAAATTCCGGGTCGAGTTCTCCAACTGGATGGGGATCAAGACTATTTAAATCAATGTATCAGAACCTATCGACAAATGGGAATAGAAGCTAAGGGAATTTGTAAAAGTGAGATTGAGCAGCCAAAAGTTATTCGTAAGGTTCTGGAAGAAAATCCAACAGACATTTTAGTATTGACAGGTCATGACGGGTTTCTTCGGGGAAAGAAGGACTTTCATAGCTTGGACAGTTATCGAAGTTCACGGTATTTTGTGGAATCAGTCTTTGAGGCCCGACGATTTCAGCCTAACCGGGATGGACTGGTAATTTTTGCCGGGGCTTGTCAATCCAACTATGAGGCTATTCTGGAAGCAGGAGCGAATTTTGCCTCATCTCCGAAACGTATGCTTATTCATGCCTTTGATCCGGTGTTTATTGTGGAGCGAATCGCTTTTACGCCAATGGACCAAATTGTCTCAGTAAAAGATATTTTAATGCATACGATTACAGGGACAGATGGGGTCGGCGGGATAGAGACACGAGGCCAAATGAGGCGAGGTTACCCGAGGAGCCCTTATTAA
- a CDS encoding GntR family transcriptional regulator, which produces MEKRLLPVVLDGYKPLREIVFESMREAILNGVLEPGERLMEIQLAEEMGVSRTPVREAIRKLELENFVVMIPRKGAYVAGVSLKDVADVFEIRSALEGLAAGLAAERVTDEELEQMEQVLFYRANEGEMNLEQIVQSDTDFHALVYKASRNERLIQILANLREQIQRFRATSLAVPGRNKDAIEEHRMIVEALRNHNSEEAQSLAMAHIVTAENVMFETMRAKNDPGKAEQ; this is translated from the coding sequence ATGGAAAAACGATTATTACCGGTAGTGCTTGATGGTTATAAGCCTTTGCGGGAAATTGTTTTTGAGTCTATGCGCGAGGCAATCCTCAATGGAGTACTTGAGCCGGGAGAGCGATTAATGGAAATTCAACTGGCTGAGGAAATGGGCGTAAGCAGAACTCCTGTGCGTGAAGCCATTCGCAAGTTGGAACTTGAAAATTTCGTTGTGATGATTCCGCGCAAAGGGGCCTATGTGGCAGGAGTTTCCCTAAAAGATGTGGCGGATGTTTTCGAGATTCGTTCCGCCCTGGAGGGCTTGGCCGCAGGCTTGGCTGCAGAGCGGGTGACGGATGAAGAATTGGAACAAATGGAGCAGGTCTTATTTTACCGGGCAAATGAAGGCGAGATGAATTTGGAACAAATTGTTCAATCAGATACAGATTTTCATGCGCTTGTTTATAAGGCAAGCCGTAACGAACGCTTAATTCAGATTTTAGCGAATCTGCGAGAACAAATTCAGCGTTTCCGAGCCACATCATTAGCAGTTCCCGGACGGAACAAAGATGCTATTGAAGAACATCGTATGATTGTAGAAGCATTACGAAATCATAACAGTGAGGAAGCACAATCATTGGCGATGGCTCATATTGTGACTGCTGAGAATGTTATGTTTGAGACCATGAGAGCGAAGAATGATCCTGGTAAGGCGGAACAATAA
- the rsmA gene encoding 16S rRNA (adenine(1518)-N(6)/adenine(1519)-N(6))-dimethyltransferase RsmA, which yields MENAAEYIRRLVRGGARAHKSLGQVFLISDRVIEGIVTASTLNPDIPLVEIGPGLGVLTRVLASNMEKMWAVELDSHKIDTLKKELQGFSIDFIHQDALELNLRELWGDRKGYLVGNLPYYITSPLIMHFLDQEDVLSGMTIMVQKEVADRIAARPGSKAYGVLSVAVQISAQVTKVMDVMPSDFWPQPKVTSSVLRLDLRSYPGFDADKKSFFRVVKAAFSQRRKTLGNSLTAGLGLEKGVILKRMSEAGISDGRRAESLSIEEFQVLTKVFFP from the coding sequence ATGGAGAATGCCGCTGAATATATTAGACGTCTTGTAAGAGGTGGGGCACGCGCTCATAAATCTTTAGGCCAAGTTTTTTTAATCAGTGATCGGGTGATTGAAGGGATTGTTACGGCAAGTACGCTGAATCCGGACATTCCCCTAGTGGAAATTGGGCCTGGCTTGGGAGTGTTAACTCGGGTTTTGGCATCAAATATGGAAAAAATGTGGGCGGTAGAATTAGACAGTCATAAAATTGACACGTTAAAGAAAGAATTGCAGGGATTTTCTATTGATTTTATTCATCAAGATGCTCTTGAACTTAATTTAAGAGAACTATGGGGAGACAGAAAAGGATACTTAGTTGGAAATCTGCCTTATTACATAACAAGTCCCCTTATTATGCACTTTTTAGATCAAGAAGACGTTTTGAGCGGAATGACGATTATGGTGCAGAAAGAAGTAGCTGACAGGATTGCTGCCCGTCCGGGAAGCAAGGCCTATGGGGTTTTGTCGGTAGCGGTCCAAATATCTGCTCAGGTTACAAAAGTGATGGATGTTATGCCCAGTGATTTTTGGCCGCAGCCAAAAGTAACTTCATCTGTGCTTCGTTTAGATCTTCGTTCCTATCCAGGGTTTGATGCAGATAAAAAGAGTTTTTTTCGTGTTGTCAAAGCCGCTTTCAGTCAGCGCCGCAAAACGTTGGGGAATTCCTTAACGGCGGGGTTAGGGTTAGAAAAAGGAGTCATTTTAAAACGAATGAGTGAGGCGGGAATTTCTGATGGGCGGCGTGCCGAATCCTTAAGCATCGAAGAATTTCAAGTTTTGACAAAGGTATTTTTCCCTTAA
- a CDS encoding cyanophycinase, translated as MAEHVEGRLLIIGGAEDKKGDCIILKRFVQEAGGKESRITVLTAATELPRQVGNEYHSLFLELGAQEVQVLDVSDRLQANRREIGKEFENSTGVFFTGGDQLRITGLLGGTTLGRTLQQLYERGVIIAGTSAGASVMSDTMIVGGEAGTAKKDSLTMAPGLGFLRSVVIDQHFAQRGRIGRLLSAISHNPYVLGVGIDEDTAILVQADASFLVVGSNTVTVVDASSSTTTNVSETTQGQSLVLSPVLMHVLSDGYGFDLKRRESLL; from the coding sequence TTGGCTGAACATGTGGAAGGAAGGCTGTTAATTATTGGTGGTGCCGAAGATAAAAAAGGGGATTGCATCATTCTAAAGCGTTTTGTACAAGAAGCTGGTGGAAAGGAGAGCAGAATAACGGTTTTAACAGCTGCGACTGAACTCCCTCGTCAAGTGGGAAACGAGTATCATTCCTTGTTTCTTGAATTAGGGGCGCAGGAGGTTCAGGTACTTGACGTTTCTGATCGCTTACAGGCTAATAGGAGAGAGATTGGAAAGGAGTTTGAAAACTCGACGGGAGTTTTTTTTACGGGTGGAGATCAATTAAGAATAACCGGCTTGTTAGGCGGGACTACCTTAGGGCGAACACTTCAACAATTGTACGAACGTGGGGTCATTATTGCAGGTACCAGTGCAGGGGCTTCTGTAATGTCAGACACAATGATTGTGGGCGGCGAAGCGGGAACTGCAAAAAAAGACTCGTTAACAATGGCTCCAGGGCTCGGCTTTTTGCGTTCTGTAGTAATTGATCAGCATTTCGCCCAAAGGGGCCGGATAGGGAGGCTTTTATCGGCTATTTCTCATAATCCGTATGTTCTGGGAGTTGGCATCGATGAGGATACAGCGATTTTAGTACAAGCCGATGCCAGTTTTTTAGTGGTGGGCAGTAATACTGTAACAGTAGTGGATGCATCCTCTTCGACTACGACGAATGTTTCAGAAACTACCCAAGGGCAGTCCCTGGTATTAAGTCCCGTTTTGATGCATGTTCTATCAGATGGTTATGGTTTTGATTTAAAACGAAGGGAATCTTTACTTTAG
- a CDS encoding N-acetylmuramoyl-L-alanine amidase family protein: MRLPLVVLGKKTAIGFVIGVMSLLVFSVLWQGSTVVVSDLQEHYVVMLDPGHGGYDPGAISAQGIYEKSINLQIAQKVKEMLRPSGIEVYLTREDDIDYAPPGVKGKTTKKQIDLNHRIEMASQAKADVFVSVHVNATPQGRNSGAETFYHFKSKSGKELAELIQQELIKIPGMNRRIAKPGDFYVINNTSMPAVIVEVGYLSSAKEQKKLQQSWYQEQLSRAIAKGIACYFKMP; this comes from the coding sequence ATGCGTCTGCCTTTGGTGGTACTGGGAAAGAAGACGGCAATTGGCTTTGTTATCGGTGTTATGAGTTTGTTAGTATTCTCTGTACTATGGCAGGGCTCTACAGTAGTGGTAAGTGATCTGCAAGAACATTACGTAGTAATGCTGGATCCCGGGCATGGGGGGTATGATCCCGGAGCCATTTCCGCTCAAGGAATTTATGAAAAATCAATTAACCTGCAAATTGCTCAAAAGGTAAAGGAGATGCTTCGTCCCAGTGGTATTGAAGTCTATCTGACAAGGGAGGACGATATCGATTATGCGCCTCCCGGAGTAAAAGGAAAAACCACAAAAAAGCAAATTGATCTTAACCATCGGATAGAAATGGCCAGTCAGGCTAAAGCCGATGTGTTTGTAAGCGTCCATGTCAATGCCACGCCTCAAGGACGGAATTCCGGAGCAGAAACATTCTACCATTTTAAGTCAAAATCAGGTAAAGAATTGGCCGAATTAATTCAACAAGAATTGATTAAAATACCAGGTATGAATCGAAGAATTGCCAAACCAGGTGATTTTTACGTCATTAATAACACAAGCATGCCGGCTGTCATCGTCGAAGTAGGGTATTTATCCAGCGCAAAAGAACAAAAGAAGCTTCAACAATCTTGGTATCAAGAACAATTATCCCGAGCAATTGCTAAAGGAATTGCCTGCTATTTTAAAATGCCATAA
- a CDS encoding glycosyl hydrolase family 18 protein, with the protein MKRFMTFMMSCTLTLGLALTGCSNVPAPNPPSNQKQTSESTQPPKAEAGATRDSVLGSEKRVVMGFYTDPEGPTPGSKASMTKNGKMLDEVAFFWYSFDGSGKVIPAGKIDMSAQKTAKKNGSKVYALVHNMNLSGSVGFDANLAHRVLSNPGARSNLVQNLVNLTMKDNWDGISIDIEKTPPGDRNNFSAFVAELGKALKAKDKVLNISIPAKFVDYPSDLWSGAYDYAAIGKAADQVVLMTYDEHGMGTTQGPIASQGWVNRVITYAVGKIPSDKIVMGLPVYAYDWGSNKPLMPDYLSYDQAVGRAKQHGVKILTDPSAQVPQFTYTANGVRHEVFFENAASLKTKMSYTVKHKLHGVAIWRLGMEDPSIWSSVMNTFGTNK; encoded by the coding sequence ATGAAACGGTTTATGACTTTTATGATGAGCTGTACCCTAACTTTGGGACTTGCTTTAACTGGATGCTCAAATGTACCGGCTCCAAATCCGCCTTCAAATCAAAAACAAACCTCGGAAAGTACACAACCTCCAAAAGCTGAAGCTGGGGCAACTAGAGATTCTGTCTTAGGATCAGAAAAACGTGTTGTCATGGGATTTTACACTGATCCTGAGGGACCGACTCCCGGATCAAAAGCATCAATGACAAAAAACGGTAAAATGCTCGATGAAGTAGCCTTTTTTTGGTATTCCTTTGATGGTTCGGGTAAAGTAATTCCTGCAGGGAAAATCGACATGAGTGCCCAAAAGACAGCGAAAAAGAATGGCTCAAAGGTCTATGCCTTGGTTCATAATATGAACTTGAGCGGAAGTGTTGGGTTTGATGCAAATTTAGCCCATCGCGTTCTTTCTAACCCAGGGGCACGTTCCAATTTGGTGCAAAATCTTGTCAATTTAACAATGAAAGACAATTGGGATGGTATTTCCATAGATATTGAGAAGACACCTCCCGGAGATCGCAACAATTTTTCAGCATTTGTTGCGGAATTAGGTAAAGCTTTAAAAGCCAAAGATAAAGTTCTCAATATCTCAATACCTGCGAAATTCGTAGATTATCCTTCTGATTTGTGGTCAGGTGCTTATGATTATGCTGCAATTGGTAAGGCAGCCGACCAAGTTGTGCTCATGACTTACGATGAACATGGTATGGGAACAACGCAAGGGCCTATCGCTTCTCAAGGATGGGTAAACCGTGTTATCACCTATGCGGTTGGCAAGATACCCAGTGATAAAATCGTAATGGGACTTCCGGTGTACGCTTACGATTGGGGTTCCAACAAGCCTTTAATGCCGGACTATTTGTCTTATGATCAAGCTGTAGGCAGGGCCAAACAGCACGGTGTTAAAATTTTGACCGATCCCAGCGCTCAAGTACCACAGTTTACCTATACGGCAAATGGCGTTCGTCACGAAGTATTCTTTGAAAACGCGGCGAGTTTAAAAACGAAGATGAGTTATACTGTAAAACACAAACTGCATGGGGTAGCTATTTGGCGTCTTGGCATGGAAGACCCATCAATCTGGAGTTCTGTGATGAACACTTTCGGAACCAATAAATAA
- the rnmV gene encoding ribonuclease M5 yields MIKELIVVEGKNDAHAVRQALGDVDILWTEGFGLSKKKLDYIAEMAARQGVIVFTDPDTVGEQIRNRISKYVPQAKHTYLTRKAATRQGDVGVENADPEEIRRAFAHIQQEQGELSKTFTMEDLWSVGLVGSSGAGDFRLALGKRLGIGDSNAKQFLHRLNRFGISRELFFQAVEEVKHGECR; encoded by the coding sequence ATGATAAAGGAATTAATAGTTGTTGAAGGGAAAAATGATGCCCATGCGGTTCGTCAGGCTCTGGGAGACGTTGATATTCTGTGGACCGAGGGATTTGGACTTAGCAAAAAGAAACTGGATTATATAGCAGAAATGGCCGCTCGTCAAGGAGTCATAGTTTTTACGGACCCTGATACGGTAGGAGAGCAGATTAGAAATCGTATAAGTAAATACGTTCCTCAGGCTAAACACACTTATTTGACCAGAAAAGCTGCAACGAGACAAGGAGACGTTGGAGTTGAGAATGCAGACCCCGAAGAAATTCGCCGTGCCTTTGCCCATATACAACAGGAACAAGGAGAACTTTCTAAAACGTTTACAATGGAGGATTTATGGTCAGTTGGCCTTGTTGGCTCAAGCGGGGCTGGTGATTTTCGATTAGCTCTAGGAAAACGATTGGGGATTGGGGACAGCAATGCGAAACAATTTCTCCATCGTTTAAACCGCTTTGGGATCTCTCGAGAGTTGTTTTTTCAAGCAGTTGAGGAGGTTAAGCATGGAGAATGCCGCTGA
- a CDS encoding glycosyltransferase family 2 protein produces the protein MFAAIVPAKNEEKSILAVLTTILRLPVDYIIMVLNGCTDQTLELARSIPDQRIHMLYFTDPLGIDIPRAAGALYARSLDVDGVLFVDGDMSGDIYQNLLSLITTVDSGVDVALTNCYPYITSRQKLANLVLKFRAKLNRELDLFKSLGLATPTHGPHALSKKALSNIPIEAIAIPPLSLFWAKKLDLVIKVATSIPHQRLHSPRKHRKHARLIAETIIGDCLMGINLSQNLPVSRSLGKHKLLGYHPERRFDLLQTWEQALKSRDIFYEQHVILPRNPTLACNFTKSDDVNG, from the coding sequence ATGTTTGCAGCTATCGTACCTGCAAAAAATGAGGAGAAGAGCATTTTGGCAGTTTTAACGACGATTTTGCGCCTTCCCGTTGATTATATTATTATGGTTCTCAACGGGTGCACAGATCAAACCCTGGAACTTGCTCGTTCTATTCCTGATCAACGTATCCATATGCTATATTTTACAGATCCTTTAGGCATTGACATCCCCCGAGCGGCAGGTGCACTTTACGCCCGCTCTTTAGACGTTGATGGAGTCCTTTTTGTCGATGGCGATATGTCCGGTGATATTTATCAAAACCTGCTTTCTCTTATCACCACAGTAGACTCAGGAGTAGATGTTGCATTAACAAATTGTTACCCCTATATAACGAGTCGTCAGAAGCTTGCAAATCTTGTCCTGAAATTCCGGGCAAAGCTTAATCGCGAACTAGATCTGTTTAAAAGCCTTGGTCTTGCCACTCCAACCCACGGACCCCATGCCCTTTCGAAAAAGGCATTATCTAACATCCCCATCGAAGCAATTGCAATTCCCCCGCTTTCCTTGTTTTGGGCGAAAAAATTAGATCTTGTCATAAAAGTAGCCACATCGATTCCCCATCAAAGACTGCATTCCCCCAGAAAACACCGGAAACATGCCCGGTTGATCGCCGAAACCATTATCGGAGATTGCCTTATGGGAATTAATTTAAGTCAAAATCTCCCTGTAAGCCGGTCTCTCGGTAAACATAAATTGCTTGGTTATCATCCGGAAAGACGCTTCGACCTGCTTCAAACTTGGGAACAAGCGTTAAAATCCCGGGATATTTTTTACGAGCAGCATGTTATTCTGCCCAGAAACCCTACCCTGGCTTGCAATTTTACAAAGTCTGATGATGTAAATGGTTAA
- the ispE gene encoding 4-(cytidine 5'-diphospho)-2-C-methyl-D-erythritol kinase has protein sequence MKQSFVTTFAHAKINLALAVLGIRDDGYHELQSVMQSIDLHDVVRVRRAGEKVTCHCGELSGSGNIAHIAAELFLQELGLSEGVEIHIEKHIPIQAGLAGGSSDAAATLRLLNKLFDNPLTKKTLLELAGKCGADVAFCLGGGTMWAAGRGEELDFLPKAPCLDLVLVKPRAGVNTREAYQRFDRDGRSGFLVRADWENALRESSPQQIAALLYNDLEIASIPLVPEISDLKQQLLAEKCYGALMSGSGSCVFGIAQSGEHARQVAEKLKNRGHKNVWVTKTADHESM, from the coding sequence ATGAAACAATCCTTCGTTACAACGTTCGCTCATGCAAAGATAAATTTGGCCTTAGCGGTATTAGGAATCAGGGATGACGGATATCATGAACTTCAAAGTGTGATGCAGTCTATTGACTTACATGACGTAGTGAGGGTACGGCGTGCCGGTGAGAAAGTGACCTGCCACTGCGGAGAGTTAAGCGGCAGCGGGAATATTGCCCACATAGCGGCTGAGTTGTTTTTGCAAGAACTTGGCTTGTCAGAAGGAGTAGAAATTCACATTGAGAAGCATATCCCAATTCAGGCCGGATTGGCAGGCGGGAGCAGCGATGCTGCGGCTACCCTTCGCTTATTAAATAAGCTGTTTGATAATCCCTTAACAAAAAAAACGTTGTTAGAACTCGCTGGGAAGTGTGGCGCTGATGTGGCATTTTGCCTTGGAGGCGGAACTATGTGGGCTGCGGGGCGTGGGGAAGAACTTGATTTTTTACCGAAAGCCCCTTGCTTGGACTTGGTCTTAGTTAAGCCGAGAGCAGGAGTCAATACACGGGAAGCTTATCAAAGGTTCGACAGGGATGGAAGGAGCGGGTTTCTCGTAAGAGCGGATTGGGAAAACGCTTTAAGGGAATCTTCGCCGCAGCAGATAGCGGCCCTGCTATATAATGATTTAGAGATTGCCTCGATTCCTCTGGTTCCGGAAATATCTGATCTTAAGCAGCAACTGTTGGCCGAGAAGTGCTATGGGGCTCTAATGTCAGGCAGCGGTTCCTGTGTCTTTGGGATTGCCCAAAGTGGTGAACATGCACGGCAAGTTGCTGAAAAACTGAAAAATAGAGGTCATAAAAACGTTTGGGTGACTAAAACAGCTGATCATGAATCAATGTAA
- a CDS encoding L,D-transpeptidase: protein MPSSIVIHTARRQLELFEDNIRINRFPIAVGKSSTPTPHGFYYIATKAMYPGGVFGSRWMGLSLPSYGIHGTNNPASIGQAVSLGCIRMHNHDAELLYQYVEIGTPVKIQS from the coding sequence ATGCCCAGTTCTATAGTCATTCACACCGCCCGCCGTCAGCTGGAACTCTTCGAAGACAACATTCGAATCAATCGTTTTCCCATTGCTGTGGGCAAAAGTTCAACTCCCACACCCCATGGTTTTTACTACATCGCCACAAAAGCAATGTATCCCGGAGGTGTTTTCGGCAGCCGTTGGATGGGGCTTTCTCTACCGAGTTATGGAATTCACGGCACGAACAATCCTGCCAGCATTGGTCAGGCTGTATCTCTAGGCTGTATCCGTATGCATAACCACGACGCCGAACTCCTCTACCAATATGTCGAAATCGGTACACCCGTCAAAATACAATCATAG